TTCTCCTGGTCATCCTTCGCCTGCACCGCCAGCTTCTGATTCTCTTCTTTCTTTAGCAGCGCCTCGCCTGCCAGGCGGTCTGCCTCTGTGGCCGGTAAATCGCCTTTGTGGGCGCGCTGCAGCAGTTGCACCGCTTTGTTTTCGTAGTCTTTAGACTTCTCCTGGTACTGCTCGGCATCGTTGCGGGCACGTATGGCCATGGCTTTCACCTCGGCCAGGGCGCGCAGGCTCTTCTCCAGGTCTTCCTTCATGTCCCGGATGCCCTGCTCAGTTAGCCTGATCGGGTTTTCCAGCTGGTCTACAGCGGCATGCGCCTCGGCCTGCCCTATCTTGAAAATGCGCTTAAATATGTTCATAGCTGTATTCTGTTTTATCTTTTGAAAATTGAATTAACTGGTCAGAGTACTCACTCAGCAATAGCGCCAGCGAGTTAAAGGTGGCCTCAATCTCGCAGAGGTCCAGCATCTCGATCTGCAGCGTATCCCGGAAAATCACCTTGCGGCCCGTTTCGTCGAGCACAAAAGCGCCGTGTATAATGTCTCTGTTTTTCTGCAGCAGGCTGCGGTAGATATCGGCAGAGGCCTGTTCGGGCAGTTCCAGGATATACTGCTCCATAATCAGCAGCGGCTCAGCGCAACCAATCACGAGGTTCTTTACCCCAAGGCTTTCCTTTTCCACCACGAACACGCACTCCGTGTCATCTTCGTAAGTGATCTGGAAGTCGAGTTCGAGCAGGTAGCCCTTCACTTTGTTAAAGTAGTTGTTTTCCATGTAGTAGATATAATATAGTAGACACAAGACAACAGACAGGCACATGGCACCGCCAAATGCAGGATCTTACACACCAGTTGCATAGTTTTGTCCGGCGCCGGGGCACCGGGATAAGATAAAGTGGCGATGGAGTGTCTTTTGGGGTTGAGCCTCGCAGACAACTGATATAAGGAAGTATAAAGGGTGGTTTATACTTTAGCTGGGTAATGGAACCGTAAATTAATAAACTTATAGTAGAGGGCCTATATAGGGTAAAATATTTTTAACTTGCTCCTGTTGCTCATATTTATAGAACATCACCAACTAACAACGCGTATTATTGCTCAATTCGATGATGTAATTATACTACAAAATAGAATACGCTCAAAATATTAGCAAGGTTATTTTTTATTATGTCATATATCGGGAAAAATATAAAGAAGATCCGCACGGTTAAGAACCTGAGCCAGGCTGCCTTCGCGCAGCTGTTCAACCTTGCCCGCCCGAGCGTTGGCGCCTACGAAGAAGGGCGTTCAGAGCCTAAAATTGATACTTTGGTGCAGATAGCGAAGCATTTTGGCGTCTCTGTTGATGCCTTGCTCACCAAGGAACTCACCATCAACGAGCTCTACAAATTCGACATCTTCAAGCAGAATTATAAAAAAGGGGATGTTCTCATAAAAGTAGCAGAAGCTCCTACTCCAACCGCGCCACCCGACAGCATAGCCCTTGTAAAAGCGACAGATGCCGCCAAGTATGCCCAACAGCACAGCGAGCAGGAGTACCTGGACCAACTCCCGCTGCTGCACCTGGCACCGGCAGGTAACCGCACCACCCGCGCCTTTGCGGTGGCAGCCCACGATATGGCACCAACGCTGCCACCAGCAAGTATAGCCATCGCTGCAGCCCTTGACTTAACAGAGCTCCCGGCACTGCAACAAGGGCAGGTATATGTGCTGGTTACAAAGCAGGAAGTGCTCCTCCGGCGGCTTTTGGCTGTACAGGATGAAAAACTATTAGTGAAAGCAGACCAGGCAGGTAC
Above is a window of Pontibacter akesuensis DNA encoding:
- a CDS encoding YbjN domain-containing protein, giving the protein MENNYFNKVKGYLLELDFQITYEDDTECVFVVEKESLGVKNLVIGCAEPLLIMEQYILELPEQASADIYRSLLQKNRDIIHGAFVLDETGRKVIFRDTLQIEMLDLCEIEATFNSLALLLSEYSDQLIQFSKDKTEYSYEHI
- a CDS encoding helix-turn-helix domain-containing protein — protein: MSYIGKNIKKIRTVKNLSQAAFAQLFNLARPSVGAYEEGRSEPKIDTLVQIAKHFGVSVDALLTKELTINELYKFDIFKQNYKKGDVLIKVAEAPTPTAPPDSIALVKATDAAKYAQQHSEQEYLDQLPLLHLAPAGNRTTRAFAVAAHDMAPTLPPASIAIAAALDLTELPALQQGQVYVLVTKQEVLLRRLLAVQDEKLLVKADQAGTAAYTLPFTQLSEVWEVQGVYSQLLSQPLPLEERLALLEETVQQLNLRVQQLEK